From the genome of Lotus japonicus ecotype B-129 chromosome 6, LjGifu_v1.2, one region includes:
- the LOC130725515 gene encoding uncharacterized protein LOC130725515, with amino-acid sequence MVFEPSPWPLQEAWRRICHEHDDTVKAMDRGLQPTEVGWLCSRWKLPPTGYVSLCVDGSYRSHEHCMGAGGLLRDELGQWVRGFQAFQAGGNPLLSEAWALKLGLQITWDAGFRDVICNLDCGELLKSLGEVDSRRFLPILDDIIQLLDRPWRVSLSAFSRDCNMPADWLAKRGASNPELPFCLLDTPPMELETLIMRDRLAAL; translated from the coding sequence ATGGTTTTTGAACCATCTCCTTGGCCCCTCCAAGAAGCATGGCGGCGCATTTGCCATGAGCATGATGATACCGTAAAAGCCATGGATAGAGGCCTTCAACCGACGGAAGTAGGGTGGCTCTGCAGTAGATGGAAGCTGCCACCAACGGGTTATGTTAGTCTGTGTGTGGATGGTAGCTATCGAAGCCATGAGCATTGTATGGGGGCAGGAGGGTTGCTGCGGGATGAGCTAGGGCAGTGGGTGAGAGGTTTCCAGGCTTTCCAAGCAGGAGGGAACCCACTGTTATCAGAAGCTTGGGCCTTGAAATTAGGATTACAGATAACTTGGGATGCAGGCTTCAGAGATGTGATTTGCAATTTGGATTGTGGTGAGCTTCTAAAATCCTTGGGAGAGGTTGACAGCAGACGTTTCCTCCCTATCTTGGATGATATTATTCAGTTATTAGATAGACCGTGGAGAGTCTCTTTGAGTGCCTTCAGCCGTGATTGTAACATGCCTGCTGACTGGTTAGCCAAAAGAGGAGCTTCGAACCCAGAACTGCCTTTTTGTCTGCTAGATACTCCGCCTATGGAGCTTGAAACCCTCATTATGAGGGATCGTTTGGCTGCGTTGTAg